The Accipiter gentilis chromosome 19, bAccGen1.1, whole genome shotgun sequence genome has a window encoding:
- the LOC126048287 gene encoding olfactory receptor 52B2-like, whose protein sequence is MYELNESSFDPITFVLTGIPGMEESHIWISVPFCLMYITAVFGNSVLLFVIITDRSLHEPMYLFLAMLAVADLMLSTTTVPKMLAIFWFSAREISFDACITQMFFTHFSFIVESSVLVAMAFDRYVAVCDPLRYSSTLNPSVIGKIAVTAVVRGFCIMFPPIFLLKRLPYCGHNVMPHTYCEHMGIARLACADIKANVWYGLTTALLSSGLDVVLIAVSYALILRTVFQLPSPEARLKTLSTCGSHLCVILMFYVPAFFSFLTHRFGHHIPSHVHILLANLYVVVPPMLNPIVYGVRTRQIRERVLRLLCPAGECPCPGLGSRC, encoded by the coding sequence ATGTATGAGCTCAATGAAAGCAGCTTTGATCCTATCACCTTCGTCCTGACGGGCATCCCAGGCATGGAGGAGTCCCACATTTGGATCTCCGTCCCCTTCTGTTTGATGTACATCACTGCGGTGTTTGGCAACTCTGTCCTCCTCTTTGTCATCATCACGGACCGGAGCCTCCATGAGCCCATGTACCTCTTCCTTGCCATGCTGGCTGTTGCTGACCTCATGCTTTCAACCACAACAGTGCCCAAAATGCTGGCTATCTTCTGGTTCAGTGCCAGGGAAATCTCCTTTGATGCCTGCATTACACAGATGTTCTTCACCCATTTCAGCTTCATCGTGGAATCGTCCGTTCTGGTGGCGATGGCGTTTGACCGGTATGTGGCCGTCTGTGACCCGCTGCGGTACTCTTCAACCTTAAACCCTTCGGTGATCGGGAAAATAGCTGTGACTGCCGTTGTCCGGGGGTTCTGCATCATGTTCCCACCCATCTTCCTCCTGAAGCGGCTGCCATACTGCGGACACAATGTCATGCCCCACACCTACTGTGAGCACATGGGCATCGCCCGCTTGGCCTGTGCTGACATAAAAGCCAATGTCTGGTACGGGCTGACAACAGCTCTTCTCTCCTCTGGCCTGGATGTTGTGCTCATCGCTGTCTCTTATGCTCTGATCCTCAGGACGGTCTTCCAGCTTCCATCCCCGGAGGCTCGTCTCAAAACCCTGAGCACCTGCGGCTCTCACCTCTGTGTGATCCTCATGTTCTATGTGCCcgcctttttctcctttctcacgCACCGGTTTGGCCACCACATCCCAAGTCACGTTCACATCCTCCTGGCCAACCTCTACGTCGTGGTCCCGCCAATGCTCAACCCCATCGTGTACGGGGTGAGGACAAGGCAGATCCGGGAACGTGTCCTCCGCCTCTTGTGCCCTGCGGGGGAGTGCCCTTGCCCTGGCTTGGGGAGCAGATGCTGA